Genomic segment of Bacteroides intestinalis DSM 17393:
CTTATTTATCAGATTACAGATATTTGATTTTAGATATTAGGTATTTAATCAGAAATTACCTCCAAAATGCGTATATTTGCCTTCGTATACTGTTTAAAAATCTATCAGAAATGAACATTGAAGAATTTAGAGAATACTGTCTGTCATTAAAAGGAGTTCATGAGAAAATGCCGTTCTCGAATATTCCCGACAAATACAGTCGTGATGTTCTATGTTTTTATGTAGCGGATAAATGGTTCTGCTTTGTAAATATCGAAGTCTTTGACTTTTGCTGTATCAAATGTAATCCGGAAGAATCGGGAGAATTACAAACCACATATATAGGAATAAAGCCCGGATGGCACATGAATAAGAAATACTGGATCAGTGTTTACTTC
This window contains:
- a CDS encoding MmcQ/YjbR family DNA-binding protein is translated as MNIEEFREYCLSLKGVHEKMPFSNIPDKYSRDVLCFYVADKWFCFVNIEVFDFCCIKCNPEESGELQTTYIGIKPGWHMNKKYWISVYFNQDVPDEKIKELVRKSYDIVVKSLTKKEREMLPSSDE